In Gemmatimonadaceae bacterium, the following are encoded in one genomic region:
- a CDS encoding trypsin-like peptidase domain-containing protein: protein MERVILRHLKGSKASQLEEFPLQQFAELTIGRDPNSTIRFDPEKDDLVGRQHARISKDTADPYRFKLQDLNSRNGTFLNKLRVVGEMPLQPGDVIQLGAGGPELQFDLDPLPALYVKATRLGVAGPVGATVQGVAETRVSGTAASSGASASASAGSASSAIPAPNAIGKATVERMIGETKAKSNRNSMFVGAAALVLVVAAAAYAKKVSDDKAHEAEQKAATALAAAKDSVTRAQQAGMAALGAKLGRADELSKQLQPSEIAEKYGAAVVQVDFSWKLTYRETGGQVYHRVVANRYKGKDGRLHPIIDNGREGLPAYVQVDNALEPALTLDPSAGRPIGVSARGSGFVVTSNGFILTNRHVAYNWQTWYRFDSQGDVGPVINPRTGAVLLDENGGPVLTRPPQQWIPSETKQAGPKGDIGDFQARVEYLMVRFPKDPTPFEAQNVRPSQRHDVALIKVDAPPTLQYVNMVDTYDKTKQGDAVTVMGYPGVSDEVITLIKSRDMFNREVQQRVLPMPTLSTGNIGKILRAADAEVRDGFMTFAPSGDTYQLTINSTGGGNSGGPMFDAFGNVIGIYFAGKTTDAQISFSIPIRYGMELLRIGDPTAAR, encoded by the coding sequence ATGGAACGCGTCATCCTCCGCCATCTCAAGGGCTCCAAGGCATCACAGTTGGAGGAGTTCCCGTTACAGCAGTTCGCCGAGCTCACGATCGGCCGCGACCCGAATTCCACCATCCGATTCGACCCCGAGAAGGATGACCTGGTGGGGCGCCAGCATGCCCGGATCTCGAAGGACACCGCGGATCCGTACCGCTTCAAGCTGCAGGATCTCAACTCGCGCAACGGGACCTTCCTCAACAAGCTGCGCGTGGTTGGGGAGATGCCGTTGCAGCCGGGCGACGTGATCCAGCTCGGCGCCGGCGGTCCGGAGCTGCAATTCGACCTCGACCCGCTCCCCGCGCTCTACGTCAAGGCGACGCGCCTGGGGGTGGCGGGGCCGGTTGGCGCCACGGTGCAGGGTGTGGCCGAGACGCGGGTGAGCGGGACCGCCGCTTCGTCGGGCGCCTCCGCCTCGGCGAGCGCCGGTAGTGCCAGCAGCGCCATCCCCGCGCCTAACGCCATCGGCAAGGCGACGGTGGAGCGCATGATTGGCGAGACCAAGGCCAAGTCCAACCGCAACTCCATGTTCGTCGGCGCCGCGGCGCTGGTGCTGGTGGTGGCGGCCGCGGCCTACGCCAAGAAGGTCTCCGACGACAAGGCGCATGAAGCGGAGCAGAAGGCGGCGACCGCCCTGGCGGCGGCGAAGGACAGTGTCACCCGGGCGCAGCAGGCCGGCATGGCCGCGCTGGGCGCGAAGCTCGGGCGCGCCGACGAGCTGTCCAAGCAGTTGCAGCCGTCGGAGATCGCCGAGAAGTACGGCGCCGCGGTGGTGCAGGTCGACTTCAGCTGGAAGCTCACGTATCGCGAGACCGGTGGCCAGGTGTATCACCGCGTGGTGGCCAATCGCTACAAGGGAAAGGACGGACGCCTCCACCCAATCATCGACAACGGGCGTGAAGGGCTGCCGGCCTACGTCCAGGTCGACAACGCGCTCGAGCCTGCGCTCACCCTCGACCCGAGCGCGGGGCGCCCGATCGGCGTGAGCGCGCGTGGTTCGGGCTTCGTCGTCACGTCCAACGGCTTCATCCTCACCAACCGCCACGTCGCCTACAACTGGCAGACCTGGTATCGCTTCGACTCGCAGGGCGACGTGGGTCCCGTGATCAACCCGCGCACGGGCGCCGTGCTCCTCGACGAGAATGGCGGTCCGGTCCTCACGCGCCCGCCGCAGCAGTGGATCCCGTCGGAGACCAAGCAGGCCGGCCCCAAGGGCGACATCGGCGACTTCCAGGCGCGTGTCGAGTACCTGATGGTGCGCTTCCCGAAGGATCCCACGCCGTTCGAGGCGCAGAACGTCCGCCCCTCGCAGCGCCACGACGTGGCCCTCATCAAGGTCGATGCCCCGCCCACGCTGCAGTACGTCAACATGGTCGACACGTACGACAAGACCAAACAGGGCGATGCCGTAACGGTAATGGGCTACCCTGGCGTGTCCGACGAGGTGATCACCCTCATCAAGTCGCGCGACATGTTCAACCGTGAAGTGCAGCAGCGCGTCCTGCCCATGCCGACGCTGTCGACGGGGAACATCGGCAAGATCCTGCGCGCCGCCGATGCCGAGGTGCGCGACGGCTTCATGACCTTTGCGCCGAGCGGCGACACGTACCAGCTCACGATCAACTCCACCGGTGGCGGCAACAGCGGTGGCCCGATGTTCGACGCCTTCGGCAACGTGATCGGGATCTACTTCGCGGGGAAGACGACCGACGCCCAGATCTCCTTCTCGATCCCGATCCGCTACGGGATGGAGCTGCTCCGGATCGGCGACCCGACGGCCGCCCGCTAG
- a CDS encoding serine/threonine protein kinase, which produces MLSSIGPYRVIDYIGAGGMGTVYRVAHRATGRVAAAKVLNTTAAPRALERFSNEARILQALSHPAISQMYDFLEVNGAPCLVMEYVDGDTLEQLIRARGPLPVGDAIRIFAALADAVSYIHQRGIVHRDLKTNNVKVDILGAVKLLDFGIAVGDSTPRLTSTGNVVGTLMSLAPEQLRTGRAEPRSDIWALGILFYEMLTGRLPFEGGADGFIGEKILRGAYAPASELRPGLPREVDRIIGRCLKVRPDDRYATAEALLTDLRGLQSGEKPAGHLPSLVALGNIGGRDLLRTSGEVATTIARQWRLALSGMVAVAAIVFFAWSLRSPGGEQGQTTGSGTTTIGVGPTERGDVPGVRSAGRDEISLGPEAVTPTEPMRPESLAVQSMAGISATLADSVSRRPLIIRVMEGTADVYINDVRVGTTPYTWRAPVGTEVQLTLRRPGCDDLRRPLRLEEGMQETMESLTGCRRP; this is translated from the coding sequence ATGCTCAGCTCGATCGGCCCGTACCGGGTGATCGACTACATCGGGGCCGGCGGCATGGGGACGGTGTATCGGGTGGCACACCGCGCCACCGGGCGCGTGGCGGCGGCCAAGGTGCTCAACACCACGGCCGCCCCACGCGCCCTGGAGCGCTTCAGCAACGAGGCGCGCATCCTCCAGGCGCTGTCGCACCCCGCCATCTCGCAGATGTACGATTTCCTCGAGGTGAACGGGGCTCCCTGCCTGGTGATGGAGTACGTCGACGGCGACACGCTGGAGCAGCTCATCCGCGCCCGCGGCCCGCTCCCCGTCGGCGACGCGATCCGCATCTTCGCCGCCCTCGCCGATGCCGTCAGCTACATCCACCAGCGCGGCATCGTGCACCGCGACCTCAAGACGAACAACGTCAAGGTCGACATCCTTGGCGCCGTCAAGCTCCTCGACTTCGGCATCGCCGTCGGCGACTCCACCCCTCGCCTGACGAGCACCGGCAACGTGGTCGGCACGCTGATGTCGCTGGCGCCGGAACAACTGCGCACCGGACGCGCCGAGCCGCGCTCCGACATCTGGGCGTTAGGGATCCTGTTCTACGAGATGCTCACCGGGCGACTCCCGTTCGAAGGGGGCGCCGACGGCTTCATAGGCGAGAAGATCCTGCGTGGCGCCTATGCACCAGCCAGCGAGCTGCGTCCCGGGCTCCCGCGCGAGGTGGACCGCATCATCGGGCGCTGCCTCAAGGTGCGCCCGGACGATCGCTACGCCACGGCCGAGGCGCTGCTCACCGACCTGCGCGGCCTGCAGTCGGGGGAGAAGCCGGCTGGCCACCTGCCGTCGCTGGTGGCGCTTGGCAATATCGGCGGGCGTGACCTCCTGCGTACGAGCGGCGAGGTCGCAACCACTATCGCCAGGCAGTGGCGACTCGCGCTGTCGGGGATGGTCGCCGTGGCCGCGATCGTCTTCTTTGCGTGGAGCCTCCGATCGCCGGGTGGTGAGCAAGGCCAAACGACCGGAAGCGGCACGACAACGATCGGCGTGGGGCCAACGGAGCGGGGCGACGTGCCGGGTGTTCGCTCCGCCGGGCGCGACGAAATCTCGCTCGGCCCGGAGGCCGTCACGCCAACCGAACCCATGCGCCCGGAATCGTTGGCGGTGCAATCGATGGCGGGAATCTCCGCGACGCTGGCCGACTCCGTGAGCCGCCGCCCCTTGATCATCCGCGTGATGGAGGGGACGGCCGACGTCTACATCAACGATGTGCGCGTTGGCACGACGCCCTACACCTGGCGTGCCCCGGTGGGGACCGAGGTGCAGCTCACGCTGCGGCGCCCCGGTTGCGACGATCTCCGCCGACCGCTGCGTCTCGAGGAAGGGATGCAGGAGACGATGGAGAGCCTGACCGGGTGCCGGCGCCCCTGA